From Xiphophorus hellerii strain 12219 chromosome 20, Xiphophorus_hellerii-4.1, whole genome shotgun sequence, the proteins below share one genomic window:
- the LOC116711163 gene encoding metabotropic glutamate receptor 6-like yields MMPEACPYRLLCRSTSLLASRPWLHALWLLLVGSSPLSLGTQPQSSLKIEGDITLGGLFPVHSRGPAGVPCGEIKREKGIHRLEAMLYALDQINSDPDLLPNITLGARILDTCSRDTYALEQSLTFVQALIQKDNSGVRCSNGEPPIIPKPERVVGVIGASGSSVSIMVANVLRLFAIPQISYASTAPELSDNSRYEFFSRVVPPDSYQAQAMLDIVKAMGWNYVSTLASEGNYGESGVDAFVQISREAGGLCIAQSIKIPREPRRGEFDKIIKRLMETSNARGVIIFANEDDIKRVLQAAKKANLTGHFLFVGSDSWGAKSSPIEDQEEVAEGAVTILPKRASIDGFDQYFTSRSLENNRRNIWFAEFWEDDFKCKLTRPGIKYDPDRRKCTSEERISRDSQYEQEGKVQFVIDAVYAMAHALHSMHMDLCPGSMGVCEKMDPVEGRMLLQYIRSVNFNGSAGTAVMFNENGDAPGRYDIFQYQISNVSNPGYRVIGQWTNHLRLNLEEMQWSGGDRKIPESVCSFPCEPGERKKMVKGVPCCWHCELCDGYQFLLDEFSCDMCPFDMRPLKNRTGCRPTPIIKLEWSSPWAIIPVFLAILGILATTGVIATFVRFNDTPIVRASGRELSYVLLTGIFLIYLITFFMIAEPSAGVCTIRRLLLGLGMCISYSAMLTKTNRIYRIFEQGKKSVTPPKFISPTSQLIITFILISVQLLGVFIWFGVVPPHTTIDYDELKPPNPEFARGILKCDMSDLSLILCLSYSIVLMITCTVYAIKSRGVPETFNEAKPIGFTMYTTCIIWLAFVPIFFGTAQSTEKMFIQTTTLTVSMSLSATVSLGMLYIPKVYVIIFHPEQNVQKRKRSFKAVVQAATVSTRLSQKVNDKQNGESKMEPDRSQ; encoded by the exons ATGATGCCAGAGGCCTGTCCATACCGTCTCCTCTGCCGTTCCACTTCGCTGTTGGCGTCCCGTCCATGGCTTCATGCGCTTTGGCTCCTGCTGGTGGGCTCCAGCCCCCTCTCACTGGGCACCCAGCCCCAGTCCAGCCTCAAAATCGAGGGCGACATCACCCTGGGCGGGCTCTTCCCGGTGCACTCCCGGGGCCCTGCCGGCGTGCCCTGCGGCGAGATCAAGAGGGAGAAGGGGATCCATCGGCTGGAGGCCATGCTGTACGCCTTGGACCAGATCAACAGCGACCCCGACCTGCTGCCTAACATCACCCTGGGGGCCCGGATCCTCGACACCTGCTCCAGGGACACCTACGCCCTCGAGCAGTCGCTCACCTTCGTCCAGGCCCTCATCCAGAAGGACAACTCGGGGGTCCGCTGCTCCAACGGGGAGCCCCCCATCATCCCCAAACCGGAGAGGGTGGTGGGAGTGATCGGGGCGTCGGGCAGCTCCGTGTCCATCATGGTGGCCAACGTGCTCAGACTGTTTGCG ATCCCCCAGATCAGCTACGCCTCCACCGCCCCGGAGCTGAGCGACAACAGCCGCTACGAGTTCTTCTCCCGCGTGGTGCCGCCGGACTCCTACCAGGCCCAGGCCATGCTGGACATCGTCAAGGCCATGGGATGGAACTACGTCTCCACGCTGGCCTCCGAAGGCAACTACGGGGAGAGCGGCGTGGACGCCTTCGTGCAGATATCCAGAGAAGCAG GGGGTCTCTGCATCGCTCAGTCCATAAAGATCCCCAGAGAGCCCAGACGAGGCGAGTTCGACAAAATCATCAAGAGACTGATGGAGACTTCTAACGCTCGCGGGGTAATCATCTTTGCTAACGAAGACGACATCAA ACGGGTGCTGCAGGCTGCGAAAAAGGCCAACCTGACAggccacttcctgtttgtcggGTCTGACAGCTGGGGGGCCAAAAGCTCCCCCATCGAAGATCAGGAAGAGGTGGCAGAGGGAGCGGTCACCATCCTGCCGAAAAGAGCCTCTATTGATG GGTTTGACCAGTACTTCACCTCGAGGTCGCTCGAAAACAACAGAAGGAACATCTGGTTCGCTGAATTCTGGGAGGACGACTTCAAGTGCAAACTGACTCGACCTGGCATAAAATACGACCCCGACAGAAGGAAATGCACAA GCGAAGAAAGAATCAGCCGGGACTCTCAGTACGAACAGGAGGGCAAGGTGCAGTTTGTCATCGACGCCGTGTACGCCATGGCCCACGCGCTGCACAGCATGCACATGGACCTCTGTCCCGGCTCCATGGGCGTCTGCGAGAAGATGGACCCCGTGGAGGGGCGGATGCTCCTCCAGTACATTCGCTCTGTAAACTTTAACG GCAGCGCAGGTACGGCAGTGATGTTCAATGAGAACGGAGACGCTCCCGGTCGCTACGATATCTTCCAGTACCAAATATCCAACGTCAGCAACCCCGGCTACAGGGTCATCGGCCAATGGACAAACCACCTGCGACTTAAC CTGGAGGAGATGCAGTGGTCAGGAGGTGACCGCAAGATCCCGGAGTCCGTGTGCAGTTTCCCCTGTGAGCCCGGTGAGAGGAAGAAGATGGTGAAGGGCGTTCCCTGCTGCTGGCACTGTGAGCTCTGTGATGGCTACCAGTTCCTGCTGGACGAGTTCTCCTGTGACATGTGCCCTTTTGACATGCGGCCCCTGAAGAACCGCACAGGCTGTCGGCCCACGCCCATAATCAAGTTGGAGTGGAGCTCTCCCTGGGCCATCATCCCTGTCTTCCTGGCCATACTGGGAATCCTAGCCACGACTGGAGTCATCGCCACCTTCGTCCGATTCAACGACACGCCCATTGTTCGCGCATCTGGCAGAGAGCTGAGCTACGTCTTGCTGACGGGCATCTTTCTCATCTACCTCATCACCTTCTTCATGATTGCAGAGCCCAGTGCGGGTGTGTGCACCATACGCAGGCTGCTGCTAGGTCTCGGGATGTGCATCAGCTACTCCGCAATGCTCACCAAGACCAATCGGATCTACCGGATCTTTGAACAGGGCAAGAAATCTGTCACGCCTCCCAAGTTCATCAGCCCCACTTCTCAGCTGATTATCACCTTCATCCTCATTTCGGTTCAG ttaCTGGGGGTGTTCATTTGGTTTGGCGTGGTTCCCCCTCACACTACCATTGACTACGACGAGCTAAAGCCTCCGAATCCGGAGTTTGCACGCGGGATCCTGAAGTGCGACATGTCTGATCTGTCCCTTATACTCTGTCTGAGCTACAGCATTGTGCTCATGATCACCTGCACGGTGTACGCCATCAAGAGCAGAGGAGTCCCGGAGACCTTCAACGAGGCAAAGCCCATTGGCTTCACCATGTACACCACCTGCATCATCTGGCTGGCCTTCGTTCCCATCTTTTTTGGAACAGCACAGTCTACAGAGAAG ATGTTCATCCAGACCACCACCCTGACCGTCTCCATGAGCCTGAGCGCCACTGTGTCCCTGGGCATGCTCTACATCCCCAAGGTCTACGTCATCATCTTCCACCCGGAGCAGAACGTCCAGAAGAGGAAGCGCAGCTTCAAAGCCGTGGTCCAGGCGGCCACCGTGTCCACGCGCCTGTCCCAGAAGGTCAACGACAAGCAGAACGGGGAGTCCAAGATGGAGCCGGACAGGTCTCAGTGA